From a single Plasmodium yoelii strain 17X genome assembly, chromosome: 9 genomic region:
- a CDS encoding methyltransferase, putative → MEEVIDDLIYYVRTDEIDEIQKILETENIKTINDIKDENNNSLLHFACANNNVDMIRFLLYECSIDYNTFNNSGNSPLLWAIQNKNFEAIKEVLFFDYYLNKFEYIAIEKKPNEIYENIFKDINCPTFLKSNYKLNEEIKKKINAINIIDYFIFLHTNENFDNNNNDNSYPNKYEINLYKERNKIYLLKNNEFSKNILSESFNIQNENILHLILNHPISSILDNQEIIENNPNIKFNDNLSKINYQENHENEKIKENDFTSNISEAKIVQEHIHELIVNQNVKINENDVIIKIREIGLNYFGKWLDENDLKNDITGINIWECSIIASKWLVDMCIQDNLIFSNKNILEIGAGCALNSISLFIHSNILCNGNSKLGPANMVISDINEFTLNNILYNIQINKELLNYCDQNWESKIKVCNIDWTDDNTYLKDTDNQTYMKYDCIIGSDLIYDKNIVPSIIFLLNKLLKKNGTFFYVCKQNRDGVQLFFEQLKKNFFVEFFKIPENYLTNTFLNMDQELFETKFSEFASSDQMVMLKCVNP, encoded by the coding sequence ATGGAAGAAGTAATTGatgatttaatttattatgttCGAACAGATGAAATAGATGAAATACAAAAGATACTAGAaacagaaaatataaaaacaataaacgatataaaagatgaaaataataattcgtTATTACATTTTGCTTGTGCAAATAACAATGTAGATATGATAAGATTCTTATTATATGAATGTAGTATAGATTATAACACATTTAATAATAGTGGGAATAGTCCTTTATTGTGGGCTatccaaaataaaaattttgagGCTATAAAAGAGGTTCTTTTTTTcgattattatttaaataagttTGAATATATAGCTATTGAAAAAAAACCAAATgaaatttatgaaaatatatttaaagatataaattgtccaacatttttaaaaagcaattataaattaaatgaagaaataaaaaaaaaaatcaatgctataaatataattgattattttatttttttacatacaaacgaaaattttgataataataataatgacaatTCATATCCTAACAAgtatgaaataaatttatataaagaaagaaataaaatatatttattaaaaaataatgaattttctaaaaatatattatcagaatcttttaatatacaaaatgaaaatatattacatctAATTTTAAATCATCCTATATCTAGTATTTTAGACAATCAggaaattattgaaaataatccaaatattaaatttaatgataatttaaGCAAAATTAATTATCAAGAAAATcatgaaaatgaaaagatAAAGGAAAATGATTTTACATCTAACATTAGTGAAGCTAAAATAGTTCAGGAACACATTCATGAATTAATTGTTAAtcaaaatgttaaaataaatgaaaacgatgtaataattaaaataagaGAAATTGGACTAAATTATTTTGGTAAATGGTTAGAtgaaaatgatttaaaaaatgatataactGGAATTAATATATGGGAATGTAGTATCATAGCAAGTAAATGGCTTGTTGATATGTGTATACAAGACAATTtaatttttagtaataaaaatattttagaaaTAGGGGCTGGATGTGCTTTAAATtcaatttctttatttatacattctAACATTTTATGTAATGGAAATTCAAAATTAGGTCCAGCTAATATGGTAATTAGTGATATTAATGAATTTAcactaaataatatattatataatattcaaataaataaagaattacTAAATTATTGTGATCAAAATTGggaaagtaaaataaaagtatGTAATATTGATTGGACAGAtgataatacatatttaaaagaTACAGATAATCAAACATATATGAAATATGATTGTATTATTGGTAGTGATCTTATTTATGATAAGAATATAGTTCcatctattatatttttattaaataaattattgaaaaaaaatggaacctttttttatgtttgtAAACAAAATAGAGATGGTGTTCAACTTTTTTTTGAacagttaaaaaaaaacttttttgtcgaattttttaaaataccaGAAAATTATCTTACCAACACTTTTCTTAATATGGACCAAGAATTATTTGAAACAAAATTCTCAGAATTTGCATCATCAGACCAGATGGTAATGCTAAAATGTGTGAACCCATGA
- a CDS encoding ribosomal protein L35Ae — translation MENEKIVQNNDTTTSVKKGVNKSIKKVLIKNKKGNKKMKAPRLYEKGVILGYKRSQRNQDPNFTLLSIRNVNTRKHAQLYVGKRVAYVYRTNKHHDGVKIKCIWGKVCRTHGNSGVVRARFATHIPPQAFGNRVRILLYPSNI, via the exons ATGGAAAACGAAAAAATTGTTCAAAACAATGATACTACTACTTCCGTTAAAAAGGGAGTCAATAAATCTATTAAAAaagttttaattaaaaacaaaaaaggaaacaaaaaaatgaaagctCCTAGATTATATGAAAAGGGTGTTATTTTAGGATATAAAAG ATCACAAAGAAACCAAGATCCTAACTTTACTTTATTATCTATAAGAAATGTCAATACTAGAAAGCATGCACAATTATATGTTGGAAAAAGAGTCGCATATGTATATCGAACTAACAAACACCACGATGGAGTTAAAATTAAG tgtATATGGGGAAAAGTATGTAGAACCCACGGAAATAGTGGCGTAGTAAGAGCCCGATTTGCTACTCATATTCCACCTCAAGCCTTTGGAAATAGAGTtcgaatattattatatccatctaatatttaa
- a CDS encoding alpha/beta hydrolase, putative, producing MSGLLYKLNKFYRINENIYNSFSCGNNILNYKSKGKICTINGKCVNKNKAFFSYGSYNNDDKEIVDMIDGISFTIRNNSSIYKEETNNIPILLLHGCYGSKKNFRNFNKMLKSNKIISLDLPNHGESKHTDDMKYNNIEEDIKNVLNKLNIKSCCLVGFSLGGKVSMYTALKNPQLFSHLIIMDILPYNYHSNNIEIALPYSIKKMSKTLYNIKINKNPKNKLEFLKYLKEELPDIPDSFSQFICMSLKENEQKNKLTWNINVETIYNEIHNITNFPLNYEKYKYTKPCSFVIAKKSDLAYTIPDYDQIIKNFFPFSKNYILENSSHAVYVDAPHECAQIINQTIIL from the coding sequence aTGAGTGGCTTGTTATATAAGTTAAACAAATTTTATCggataaatgaaaatatatataattcatttaGCTGtggaaataatattttgaattaTAAATCTAAAGGTAAAATATGCACAATAAATGGAAAatgtgtaaataaaaataaagcatttttttcttatgggtcatataataatgatgataaagaAATTGTAGATATGATTGATGGAATATCTTTTACAATACGTAATAATAgtagtatatataaagaagagaCAAATAATATtcctattttattattacatggTTGTTATggaagtaaaaaaaatttccgtaattttaataaaatgcttaaatcaaataaaataatatcattAGACTTACCAAATCATGGAGAATCTAAACATACAGATgatatgaaatataataatatagaagaagatataaaaaatgtattaaataaattaaatataaaaagttgTTGTTTAGTTGGTTTTAGTTTGGGAGGAAAAGTATCAATGTATACTGCATTAAAAAATCCTCAATTATTTTcacatttaataataatggatATATTACCTTATAATTATCattctaataatatagaaattGCATTACCTTatagtattaaaaaaatgagtaaaacattatataatataaaaataaataaaaacccgaaaaataaattagaatttttaaaatatttaaaggaAGAATTACCAGACATTCCCGATTCATTTTCACAATTTATTTGTATGTCACttaaagaaaatgaacaaaaaaataaattaacatggaatataaatgttgaaactatatataatgaaatacataatattacaaattttccattaaattatgaaaaatataaatatacgaAACCTTGTAGTTTTGTTATAGCAAAAAAATCAGACCTAGCTTATACTATTCCCGATTATGatcaaattattaaaaatttttttcctttctctaaaaattatattttggaAAATTCATCTCATGCTGTATATGTAGACGCACCCCATGAGTGCGCTCAAATTATTAACCAGACAATTATCTTATAA
- a CDS encoding ATP synthase-associated protein, putative yields MILKDFFFQKPKIIKCEENVDDIKKASYAYEDNNTSNNDSIVDIIKKIPINPFIDSNENINKYKHGVEKKSIDRYTGVQVYDEDDEKDHKKNQPVDYPFPINKNVVFKKNKVNNSDERINTNYSNIASDLYPEEGFKTLNKNKHFSSDWELLLAHNHGLYHFKNNDNNAIMNKDMHSLNTENDIRNKLNLYTERINIDNPNDACKYLAIEEYKCLLTHSFHMNPNTSNQKCVKWFNEYMQCKWDEHKLNYGHNYIENRRNKKSKAYIAAPDYQYS; encoded by the coding sequence atgatattaaaagattttttttttcaaaaaccAAAGATAATTAAATGCGAAGAAAATGttgatgatataaaaaaagcaTCATATGCTTATGAAGATAATAACACAAGTAACAATGACTCAATTGttgatataattaaaaaaataccaaTAAACCCTTTCATTGATagtaatgaaaatataaataaatataaacatggtgtggaaaaaaaaagtattgaTAGATATACAGGTGTGCAAGTATATGATGAAGATGATGAAAAagatcataaaaaaaatcaaccAGTAGATTACCCATTTcctattaataaaaatgtagtgtttaaaaaaaataaagtaaataACTCAGATGAACGtattaatacaaattataGTAATATAGCTAGCGATTTGTATCCAGAAGAAGGATTCAAaacattaaataaaaataagcatTTCTCTTCAGATTGGGAACTTTTATTAGCACATAATCATGGCTTATATCATTTCAaaaataatgacaataatGCTATTATGAATAAAGATATGCATTCATTGAATACTGAAAATGATATtagaaataaattaaatttatatacagaAAGAATAAATATCGACAATCCAAATGATGCTTGTAAATATTTAGCTATAGAAGaatataaatgtttattAACACATTCTTTTCATATGAACCCAAATACAAGTAATCAAAAATGCGTCAAATGGTTTAACGAATATATGCAATGTAAATGGGATGAGCATAAACTTAATTATGGGCATAACTATATTGAAAATAgacgaaataaaaaatcgaAAGCATATATTGCTGCCCCAGATTACCAATATTCTTAA